A region of the Ciona intestinalis unplaced genomic scaffold, KH HT000270.1, whole genome shotgun sequence genome:
AAATTAAATGGTAAAACCTATACAGCATAGGTTCGAAACAGGTGACCAATTAGCTTTAATATTAatcttaatattaaaacactatAGCCCACATCTTAGCAGAACTCCTGGGATAGCATTCTCGGCTATCGACTGAACTATTTGCTGCCTAAGTTCGACTTTGCTGTTTTAGTGGctgattaaaattttagtcgATAAATTTGACAGACTTACTTCTGTAATAAGTAATGCACAGAAACTTAGTCGGTCGACTATATGTGATAAAACCACCGACTAAATTTTAGTCGGCGGACTAAAAAAACAGCGCAagtaatagttaaaaaaacatagcaaccaatagttaaaaaaacgaGACAACCAATAAAGAATACCATCCCTGTCGTACGCAAGAAGTCTGACAGATAAGACTATACGGTAGAATCTTGAAtgtcattaaatatttttaaatgtgctATACTCACTTTAAAGAGTTCTTTTACTTCATAAATGTCAGTTTCTCCCgaagcaatatttttaaaatcttcaatGCTTTGCTTTGTAAATGCTATTAGCTGGATCGGCAAGAAATATAGCAGTTGATAGCAATCGAATTTATAGGAGCTTTTTTCCACTTTTTTTAACACCAAATCAGCACATTGTGTAACAAAACTGGATCTTAAGATACCGAGACACGCATGACAGTCTGTGTCGTTCGTTAATTTACCATTGCATTGCTTTTCGTCGGTTTCTGTCTGACCGTTCCCATTTTTCGATATTGGTTCTGACAATTGCACGTCAAATTTTTGCTCCAGTAACGTTACTATTTCCAGGTCGTTTTTAAGCAAGATAGGTCGTTCAAATCGCAGTAACCTCGCTATACACCTGGGGCAGTACTTTAATGCTAATGCGCAAATGGTTTTGCTTTCACAGACAGATTCCATTGCTCTGGTTACTCGTATCTATGCTGTACTTGAATTATTCCAAACACATGTGAACACTTAAACAACCAATACCGAGTGCGAAGTCACGTGGGAAATTCTGccattaaattaattttctttttttctttttctcctGGCATAAAAACGACAAGCattccatttatttattccccGTTTTTgcccaataaaaatataatcttATATTAACGGTAAAAAATAGCTGtcaaattacaaaacaagaaAGTATGCTTAGTTTTCTCTTGGTCATGAATGTTTAGCAACTTCTTGCGCTTGAATGTCTCCGTAATCTCCGCTGCTAGCCCCTTttctatttattaaacaaattaataaattcgttttaaaaatgtgtttatataagaaaTACTTTTTTGAAGGCAGTCCGTCTCTTCGTTCGGAACTGTTTTTGCTCACTTTTTCATGCGTCTGCATCTCCTGTGCGCTGTCGTTTTCTTCATTATTTGACCCACTTCCCTCCGGAATAAAACCTGTAATTAACCCGTAAATAGGTCTTGCATTAATTTAATAGGAACTGTATAAGAAAATCGGTTACGCGCTGAAAGGTGTAAACGTCGGTTACCACGGTGAGATGTTTCAGAGACTCCCTATCATTTTATGTACAGGTTTTGACTTCTAATAATCAGTCAATAAAAGGTACAGCTCTAAGTCGAAATATAAGATTAGCCTACCAGCATTAAGTATGATCTCAGCGTCAGATGGTTCCTGCCTGATTCCTTGCTGTCGTTTATGATGTTTCCTTCTTCGCCGTCTTTCATCTGaaacataaaagttaaaatatattgtatagggTTGGGGAGATAAGATATcttttcattatatagtagggtaggggaagatgggacacctttagcacgtacctattatccaaatatcctaatcgtattttaattaatttacaacggtctttgAAAGTCGAtgtgatatagttttataattctttgaatgttctctgtttactactcaatgggacgagaaataggaGTTaggaggtgtcccatcttcccccatcctactgtatactttcttgtcccatttagtataTAGCAAAAACGAGCATTCAAGAATCATAAacctgtatcctcacgactaccatagaccgttgtaaattgtttaaaacatcagaatatttggatattatgtgataaaggagTCCcgtcccccccaccctactatatgaataaaacaatataaaacaacgaGTTATTTGATACAAACATACCGGCATGGGAATGGTGCTGTCTCCGTTCGCTGGGAAAATTATCATAAGGTACTCCTTGAGGTTCTGCAGAAAGAAAGTCACCACCAGCAGGCTGCATACCTGCTTGGAAATTATTGCCAAGAAACGGCctgaaaaaagttaaaggaaTTTATATAACACACCAAATGCAAGTTTGAATCAAATTTATCgcaattttctttaaaaatcgCTAACACCTACGACAATGGACAGAATATAGTTTCATTACAATTATATAGTATCACTACAGTTATActcctttagcatataatatccgaatatcctgatcgtgtttaaacaattatgaatagtctatgggagtcgtgtggatatagttttataattatttaaacgtttttttttgtttactactaaatgggacgagaaaacagggttaaaaggtgtcccatctttccccacgctactatatatttgtttaaaaaacaatcaacctaTAGCGTTGCATTTAATGGGTATCTTTATAGGTGAAAAAATGTATTCAGTCTTCTACTGTATCCATTAAATTGCATTAGCATTTCACCTGTACATTGCAAGAAACAACTCCGCCGCCTCCCGAGGTGGCAAAGCCATTACTGTGACGAGACCGACTTCTGAGTCTCCGATCCCGTCCAGTCTGGCGGAACGAATATTGCCGTTGACTGCGCGCATTTTCGGCCCTACCTGAAAAAAGTATATGTAAAAAGAGTACTCGCGA
Encoded here:
- the LOC108950568 gene encoding uncharacterized protein LOC108950568, with the protein product MAQEKSNDSKPGNSLLISAVKMSVLAVLHIASWASCVVLGSSVLWIRIQEDLQATFFGIAGVSIWCSVPFIVTGINCIATSKSQTIRSISWLVLWATISTIFAFVLLIYSTFAIAFEAPLASNRHQKLIIAAITAFISFLELIASVTSFLLGHHVIGWNCSFSSKVGPKMRAVNGNIRSARLDGIGDSEVGLVTVMALPPREAAELFLAMYRPFLGNNFQAGMQPAGGDFLSAEPQGVPYDNFPSERRQHHSHADERRRRRKHHKRQQGIRQEPSDAEIILNAGFIPEGSGSNNEENDSAQEMQTHEKVSKNSSERRDGLPSKKKGASSGDYGDIQAQEVAKHS